A genomic window from Thalassoroseus pseudoceratinae includes:
- a CDS encoding thioredoxin-like domain-containing protein translates to MSLESLSSPQYRRWSTRLLLMTLFAMAFSIHSTPSAYAQDDDPAPVADKPDKTKKKEIEYPLQNRIRMPADVFDGAVDWLNVSGPIELKDLRGKIVLIDFWTYCCINCIHVLPDLKYLEEKYENELVVIGCHSAKFDNEKETANIRDAILRYEIKHPVINDANMRIWRRIGVRSWPSLLLIDAEGQACLLLSGEGHRETLDTVIGALVKYHRATGTLDESPMRFDLEQNDTKPTSLRFPGKVLADADNDRLFISDSNHNRIVITRLDGELLDVIGSGKIGEADGSYDEASFDHPQGMALVDQTLYVADTENHLIRTVDLQRKTVSTLAGTGKQARWGNRGGKLKTSAISSPWDLLHFDGVLYIAMAGPHQIWSHKLGSDSIGVFSGSGREDVLNGPHASAALAQPSGLATDGKYLYVCDSEGSSIRQLDLDPDGKTETIVGPSEMPRGQTLFAFGDIDGKADEARFQHPLGIAHIDGKLYVADSYNHKLREVDIKTREVTTWLGDGTPGDQLEPAARVSEPAGLAIANGQLYIADTNNHRILVADLKTKAVKPLDIPKLSPPKIADTASDDSDTPLEEAPEQTVAANRSVTLKFKLNLPEGYKVNKQFPARVKIAAKPDQTVIVSNQLDKRQPLDIADGELTYALPLTGKEGSTTAELSLNYGYCRDGKSGLCKLHSVRWTIPLTVAKNAKESQINLAMPIPKTAPIGEANPFKIE, encoded by the coding sequence ATGAGTTTAGAGTCTTTGAGTTCGCCCCAATACCGTCGATGGTCGACACGGCTTCTGTTGATGACGCTCTTTGCAATGGCGTTCAGCATTCACTCGACGCCGTCCGCATACGCTCAAGATGACGATCCGGCCCCCGTTGCCGACAAACCGGACAAAACAAAGAAAAAGGAAATCGAATACCCCCTGCAAAATCGTATTCGGATGCCTGCCGACGTATTCGATGGGGCCGTCGATTGGCTGAATGTTTCCGGGCCGATCGAATTGAAGGACCTCCGTGGCAAAATCGTCCTGATCGACTTTTGGACTTATTGTTGCATCAACTGCATCCACGTCTTGCCCGACTTGAAGTATTTGGAAGAGAAATACGAAAACGAATTGGTCGTCATCGGTTGTCACTCGGCGAAGTTCGACAACGAAAAAGAGACTGCCAACATCCGAGATGCAATTTTGCGGTACGAGATCAAGCACCCTGTGATCAACGATGCCAACATGCGGATTTGGCGACGGATCGGTGTGCGGTCGTGGCCGAGTTTGCTCTTGATCGACGCCGAAGGCCAAGCGTGCTTGTTGTTGTCTGGGGAAGGGCACCGGGAAACCCTGGATACCGTAATCGGTGCTCTGGTGAAATATCATCGAGCGACCGGAACGCTGGACGAATCCCCGATGCGGTTCGATCTGGAACAGAACGACACGAAACCCACGTCGTTGCGTTTCCCCGGTAAGGTCCTCGCGGATGCCGACAACGATCGGCTGTTCATTTCCGACAGCAATCACAATCGCATTGTGATCACACGATTGGATGGTGAACTTCTCGATGTGATCGGTTCCGGCAAGATTGGTGAGGCAGATGGTTCCTACGACGAAGCGTCGTTCGATCACCCACAGGGCATGGCGTTGGTTGATCAAACGCTGTACGTAGCCGACACGGAAAACCATCTGATTCGCACGGTCGATTTGCAACGAAAAACCGTCTCCACACTTGCTGGCACAGGTAAGCAAGCCCGTTGGGGAAATCGGGGCGGGAAACTCAAGACCAGTGCCATCAGCAGCCCTTGGGACTTACTACATTTTGATGGCGTGTTGTATATCGCGATGGCGGGTCCGCATCAAATTTGGTCACACAAACTTGGTTCGGATTCGATCGGTGTCTTCTCCGGTAGCGGACGGGAAGACGTCCTCAACGGCCCGCATGCATCAGCCGCGCTGGCTCAACCATCCGGACTCGCCACCGACGGCAAATATCTTTATGTGTGCGACAGCGAAGGTTCATCGATTCGGCAACTTGACCTCGACCCCGACGGCAAAACGGAAACGATTGTCGGTCCGTCGGAAATGCCGCGTGGCCAAACACTGTTTGCCTTCGGAGATATCGACGGCAAGGCCGACGAAGCTCGGTTCCAGCACCCACTCGGTATCGCACACATCGACGGAAAACTCTACGTGGCTGATAGTTACAACCACAAGCTTCGGGAAGTTGACATCAAGACCCGTGAAGTCACGACATGGCTTGGCGATGGAACCCCCGGTGACCAATTGGAACCCGCCGCTCGCGTAAGTGAACCAGCAGGCTTGGCGATTGCCAACGGTCAACTTTACATCGCCGACACCAACAATCACCGGATTCTGGTTGCGGACCTCAAGACAAAGGCCGTCAAACCGCTCGACATCCCGAAACTCTCGCCTCCGAAAATCGCCGACACCGCGAGCGATGACTCTGACACGCCACTGGAAGAAGCGCCTGAGCAAACGGTCGCTGCCAACCGTTCTGTGACCTTGAAGTTCAAACTGAACTTGCCAGAAGGTTACAAGGTCAACAAGCAATTCCCAGCTCGCGTCAAAATCGCTGCAAAGCCGGATCAAACGGTGATCGTGAGCAACCAACTCGACAAACGACAGCCGCTTGATATTGCGGATGGCGAATTGACTTACGCTCTCCCATTAACCGGCAAAGAGGGTTCAACGACCGCCGAGCTTTCTTTGAATTACGGATACTGCCGAGATGGAAAAAGCGGGTTGTGCAAACTCCACTCGGTCCGCTGGACGATTCCACTAACGGTCGCCAAGAACGCGAAAGAGAGTCAGATCAACCTCGCAATGCCGATCCCCAAGACCGCACCGATCGGCGAAGCGAATCCATTCAAGATTGAGTAG